A region from the Salidesulfovibrio onnuriiensis genome encodes:
- a CDS encoding FmdB family zinc ribbon protein, with amino-acid sequence MPIYEYKCRECGAEFEELVSSRGENPECPRCGSPKTEKLMSACKSGTGGASKGDFGLPPMPPGGGCGSAGGG; translated from the coding sequence ATGCCCATCTATGAATACAAGTGCCGCGAGTGCGGTGCGGAGTTTGAGGAGCTGGTGTCCAGCCGGGGTGAGAATCCCGAATGTCCCCGGTGCGGCTCTCCCAAAACCGAAAAGCTCATGTCCGCGTGCAAGTCCGGCACGGGCGGGGCGTCCAAAGGCGATTTCGGGCTACCGCCCATGCCTCCGGGCGGCGGTTGCGGCAGCGCCGGAGGCGGATGA
- a CDS encoding Spy/CpxP family protein refolding chaperone codes for MTKKTIIIPALSIVALLAMAAMSFAGPGYNQGRGGCGYANGGFAFYDNLTPEKQKAVDVIVDKYRTQQQDLRDQLWAKQATLEAMINGGNADEAKITKLIGQMRDIRTKMGANRDAMRAELEKETGIVLPNRGCGRGGFGPGTCYDNDGQGRGQGNGQRW; via the coding sequence ATGACCAAGAAGACAATCATCATTCCGGCGCTGAGCATCGTGGCCCTGCTGGCCATGGCAGCCATGTCTTTCGCGGGTCCCGGCTACAACCAGGGACGCGGCGGATGCGGATACGCCAATGGTGGGTTTGCCTTCTACGACAACCTGACGCCCGAAAAGCAAAAAGCCGTGGACGTCATCGTGGATAAATACCGCACCCAGCAGCAGGATCTGCGCGACCAGCTGTGGGCCAAACAGGCCACCCTGGAAGCCATGATCAATGGCGGCAACGCGGATGAGGCCAAGATCACCAAACTGATCGGCCAGATGCGCGATATCCGCACCAAGATGGGGGCAAACCGCGACGCCATGCGTGCGGAACTTGAAAAGGAAACCGGCATTGTCCTGCCGAACCGCGGCTGCGGCCGCGGCGGATTCGGCCCTGGTACCTGCTACGACAATGATGGGCAGGGACGTGGCCAAGGCAACGGACAACGCTGGTAG
- a CDS encoding DUF4405 domain-containing protein: MTRKITSLTSLLSFIVTLVTSVVLYITPHGRVAYWSDWTFWGLSKTQWGDIHITVGLLFLLASLWHIWLNWKPITTYMKNKARDLVVFTRPMLVSVVLTLAVLVGTLLHLPPMQQVLDLAEHIKEVQTATYGNPPYGHAELSKLNKFCSYMGFDVDAALAALREAGYTERLAPDTVLVELAHANGATPQQVYIVMRDALAGKDPFAALPANPPEGLGKMKLADICANFGLPVNEALHKLTSGGMKAAADMTLKQIAAENGVTPRDIYQLLMKTE, translated from the coding sequence ATGACCAGGAAGATAACCTCCCTGACAAGCCTGCTTTCCTTCATCGTAACGCTCGTCACCAGCGTGGTGCTCTACATCACCCCCCACGGCCGGGTGGCCTACTGGTCGGACTGGACCTTCTGGGGCCTGTCCAAGACCCAGTGGGGCGACATCCACATCACCGTGGGCCTGCTGTTCCTCCTGGCCTCCCTCTGGCACATCTGGCTGAACTGGAAGCCCATCACCACCTACATGAAAAACAAGGCCCGCGACCTGGTGGTCTTCACCAGGCCCATGCTGGTCAGCGTGGTCCTGACACTGGCCGTGCTCGTGGGCACGCTGCTCCACCTGCCGCCCATGCAGCAGGTGCTCGATCTTGCCGAGCACATCAAGGAAGTCCAAACCGCCACCTACGGCAATCCGCCATACGGCCACGCCGAGCTGAGCAAGCTCAACAAGTTCTGCTCGTACATGGGCTTTGATGTGGACGCGGCCCTGGCCGCCCTCCGCGAGGCCGGGTACACCGAAAGGCTGGCCCCGGACACCGTGCTGGTGGAGCTGGCCCACGCCAACGGAGCCACCCCGCAACAGGTCTATATCGTCATGCGCGACGCCCTGGCCGGGAAGGATCCCTTTGCCGCGCTGCCGGCCAACCCGCCCGAGGGCCTGGGCAAGATGAAGCTGGCGGACATCTGCGCGAATTTCGGCCTGCCCGTGAACGAGGCGTTGCACAAGCTCACGTCCGGTGGCATGAAGGCCGCTGCGGACATGACTCTCAAGCAGATCGCAGCCGAAAACGGCGTTACCCCCCGCGACATCTACCAGTTGCTCATGAAAACGGAATAG
- a CDS encoding two-component system sensor histidine kinase NtrB codes for MEIHSRKDSEQGPVVALVLALIVLGVGSLFLTWKSIARQRALVENNLFLSGGSIARGVESNLMRIVRSMGGNRAVFPMFPTLSRDLFQELAQSDDFLFIAIYDEDGGVLVTSEQEGNTPKIDFSHTHETVLNSGQTWHFMSTINKREILISGLRLRPGIAALVGAKATPAASPVQDNFQGPTLQAAPPPPPGAEPSEMRIPQDAPQAQMQNKAYLVIGLNADKHLAQFKQYRRAAMLQTGYVFLAAVVLWSLAFAYLRRRDQGKRLVRLEQFQNRLLDNMPDGLVNLSQDGQILAANGSAKKFLADPDEDAPQELVGRYWDDFPFGSPEGDHKSGDFGWQQHDFHGRQLEILSVPFPEGDENAPELGLRLILLRDRTRIRSLEEDLNEARRLAAIGSLAAGVAHEVRNPLSSLRGFAQFFATKLKGQEPFESYATTMVQESDRLNRVVTDLLYLARPRELAPQKVELAEVADTLKKLMRFDMQHRKVEPHFDFEAPSIWADPDALRQVLLNLIANSLDALSEDQEGGSIELLSRPDHGGVWVSVHDNGTGMAEDIRAQALEPFFTGKTTGTGLGLAIVHNIMRAHKGQVHIDSDPGQGTTIRLYFPNPAESQEQA; via the coding sequence ATGGAAATACACTCCCGGAAAGACAGCGAACAAGGCCCGGTCGTCGCCCTGGTGCTCGCCCTCATCGTGCTCGGCGTGGGCAGCCTGTTCCTGACCTGGAAAAGCATTGCCCGCCAGCGCGCCCTGGTGGAAAACAACCTGTTCCTGTCCGGCGGTTCCATCGCCCGGGGCGTGGAATCCAACCTCATGCGCATCGTGCGCAGCATGGGCGGCAACCGCGCGGTATTTCCCATGTTTCCCACTCTGTCCCGCGACCTGTTCCAGGAGCTGGCCCAGTCCGACGATTTCCTGTTCATCGCCATCTATGATGAAGACGGCGGCGTGCTGGTGACTTCGGAACAAGAGGGAAACACCCCGAAAATAGATTTCAGCCACACCCACGAGACCGTGCTCAACTCCGGCCAGACCTGGCACTTCATGAGCACCATCAACAAACGGGAAATCCTGATTTCGGGCCTGCGCCTGCGGCCGGGCATCGCCGCCCTGGTGGGCGCGAAAGCCACGCCGGCCGCATCCCCGGTCCAGGACAACTTCCAGGGGCCCACCCTGCAGGCGGCTCCCCCGCCGCCGCCCGGAGCGGAGCCTTCGGAGATGCGCATCCCGCAGGACGCTCCCCAGGCCCAGATGCAGAACAAGGCCTACCTGGTCATCGGTCTCAATGCGGACAAGCACCTGGCCCAGTTCAAGCAGTACCGCCGCGCGGCCATGCTCCAGACCGGCTACGTGTTCCTGGCCGCAGTGGTGCTCTGGTCCCTGGCCTTCGCCTATCTGCGGCGGCGCGACCAGGGCAAGCGCCTGGTGCGGCTGGAGCAGTTCCAGAACCGGCTGCTGGACAACATGCCCGACGGGCTGGTCAACCTGAGCCAGGATGGGCAGATCCTGGCCGCCAACGGATCGGCCAAGAAATTCCTCGCAGATCCCGACGAGGACGCGCCGCAGGAGCTGGTGGGCCGCTATTGGGACGACTTCCCCTTCGGCAGCCCGGAGGGCGACCACAAAAGCGGCGATTTCGGCTGGCAGCAGCACGACTTTCACGGCCGCCAGCTGGAGATCCTGTCCGTGCCCTTCCCCGAAGGCGATGAGAACGCCCCGGAACTGGGCCTGCGCCTCATCCTCCTGCGCGACCGCACCCGCATCCGCAGCCTGGAGGAAGACCTGAACGAGGCGCGCAGGCTGGCCGCCATCGGTTCGCTGGCCGCGGGCGTGGCCCACGAGGTGCGCAACCCGTTGAGCTCCCTGCGCGGCTTTGCCCAGTTCTTCGCCACCAAGCTCAAGGGCCAGGAGCCGTTCGAATCCTACGCAACCACCATGGTGCAGGAGTCGGACCGCCTCAACCGAGTGGTCACGGACCTGCTCTACCTGGCGCGCCCACGCGAGCTGGCCCCCCAGAAGGTGGAGCTGGCCGAGGTGGCGGACACCCTCAAGAAGCTCATGCGCTTCGACATGCAGCACCGCAAGGTGGAGCCGCACTTCGACTTCGAGGCGCCCTCCATCTGGGCCGACCCGGACGCCTTGCGCCAGGTGCTGCTGAACCTCATCGCCAACAGCCTGGACGCCCTGAGCGAGGACCAGGAAGGCGGCAGCATCGAGCTGCTCTCCCGCCCGGACCATGGAGGCGTCTGGGTTTCCGTGCACGACAACGGCACGGGGATGGCCGAGGATATCCGCGCCCAGGCGCTGGAGCCCTTCTTCACCGGCAAGACCACGGGCACGGGCCTGGGGCTGGCCATCGTGCACAACATCATGCGCGCCCACAAAGGCCAGGTGCACATAGACTCGGACCCGGGGCAGGGCACGACCATCCGACTGTATTTCCCCAATCCTGCTGAATCCCAAGAACAGGCGTAA
- a CDS encoding sigma-54-dependent transcriptional regulator, which translates to MTDKTILIVDDEPGHRMMVRAVLEDADWRVMEADSGENALDLLAQESMEADLGLATAPDVALVDMKMPGMDGLELLRELQARRPGLPVVLLTAFGSVGSAVDAMKKGAFDYLTKPADNEELKAVVSKAREYRLLLQENARLREEVDGAHVEFIGASSGVQHVRDLINQAGPAEATVLILGESGTGKELVAEGLHRASNRANRPLIKVNCAALPDDLLESELFGYEKGAFTGAIKDKPGRFQLANGGTLFLDEIGEMPGALQAKLLRALQEKIVEPLGSVKPVHTDVRIIAATNRDLKKEVEAGRFREDLFYRLAVLEIRIPPLRNRREDLPLLVSFLLRKLGNKNNKAIRTVTPAFLDALSHYDWPGNVRELENVLERALILSRSDALSPELLPPQFHGVDPDYQAQVEEHGINAYSPASLEEAEKMAIIRALEENGGHRERTAEALGISRRTLQYKLKKFGLTRRQ; encoded by the coding sequence ATGACAGACAAGACAATTCTCATTGTAGACGACGAACCCGGGCACCGAATGATGGTCCGGGCCGTGCTGGAAGACGCGGATTGGCGCGTCATGGAGGCGGACTCCGGTGAAAACGCGCTGGACCTGCTGGCCCAGGAATCCATGGAAGCGGACCTGGGACTCGCCACGGCCCCGGACGTGGCCCTGGTGGACATGAAGATGCCGGGCATGGACGGCCTGGAACTGCTGCGCGAGCTGCAGGCCCGCAGGCCCGGCCTGCCCGTGGTGCTGCTCACGGCCTTCGGCAGCGTGGGCTCGGCCGTGGACGCCATGAAAAAGGGCGCCTTCGACTACCTGACCAAGCCCGCGGACAACGAGGAGCTCAAGGCCGTGGTCAGCAAGGCGCGCGAATACCGCCTACTGCTTCAGGAGAACGCGCGGCTGCGCGAGGAAGTGGACGGCGCACACGTGGAATTCATCGGAGCCAGCTCCGGCGTGCAGCACGTGCGCGACCTCATCAATCAGGCCGGTCCCGCCGAGGCGACCGTGCTCATCCTCGGGGAATCCGGCACGGGTAAGGAACTGGTGGCCGAAGGCCTGCACCGGGCCAGCAACCGCGCGAACCGGCCGCTCATCAAGGTCAACTGCGCGGCCCTGCCCGACGATCTCCTGGAATCCGAACTCTTCGGTTATGAAAAGGGAGCCTTCACCGGCGCCATCAAGGACAAGCCCGGCCGCTTCCAGCTGGCCAACGGCGGCACCCTGTTTCTGGACGAGATAGGGGAGATGCCCGGCGCACTCCAGGCCAAGCTGCTGCGCGCGCTCCAGGAAAAGATCGTGGAGCCCCTGGGCAGCGTCAAGCCCGTGCACACGGACGTGCGCATCATCGCGGCCACCAACCGGGACCTGAAAAAGGAAGTGGAGGCGGGCCGCTTCCGCGAGGACCTCTTCTATCGCCTGGCCGTTCTGGAGATCAGGATTCCGCCGCTGCGCAACCGCCGCGAGGACCTGCCCCTGCTGGTGAGCTTCCTGCTACGCAAGCTGGGCAACAAGAACAACAAGGCCATCCGCACCGTGACCCCGGCCTTCCTGGACGCCCTGTCCCACTACGACTGGCCCGGCAACGTGCGCGAACTGGAGAACGTGTTGGAGAGAGCACTGATCCTTTCGCGCTCGGACGCGCTGAGCCCGGAACTGCTGCCGCCCCAATTCCACGGCGTGGATCCGGACTACCAGGCCCAGGTCGAGGAACACGGCATCAACGCCTACAGCCCGGCATCCCTGGAGGAGGCCGAGAAGATGGCCATCATCCGGGCACTGGAGGAAAACGGCGGCCACCGGGAACGCACGGCTGAAGCCCTGGGCATCAGCAGGCGCACCCTGCAATACAAGCTCAAGAAGTTCGGCCTGACCAGGCGGCAATAG
- a CDS encoding HDOD domain-containing protein — MPHEIQPAVNIAEIAPEVRERAKALMTKRFKYIMNRDDTFKALAHMGLERTMLDMAADPGGFVPGPIHGTDGSGELLDPLDILRKELQLPALPQVFLELQQAINAPHTSSDDLAKIISQDPSLTAFLLRMVNSAFYSLPIQIDTITRAVTVVGVNQLTTLAVGTSVLSLFKDIPPEMIDMERFWMHSIGVGIIARKLCRLTGQGDPERSFVAGLLHDIGQLVLLKAVPERQGAVIKHGRAEQKLLFETEKEMLGFDHATLGGMLLRKWNFPYVLVSAVLEHHQPKRNQKEAEPKLVHCAETIATGLGIGSSGEFFTQPPDRAVWDSLSLTPDKLENMIQDLDQELEEAFSILVA; from the coding sequence ATGCCGCACGAAATCCAGCCCGCCGTCAACATCGCCGAAATAGCGCCTGAAGTGCGCGAACGGGCCAAGGCCCTCATGACCAAGCGCTTCAAGTACATCATGAACCGCGACGACACCTTCAAGGCCCTGGCCCACATGGGCCTGGAGCGGACCATGCTGGATATGGCCGCGGATCCGGGCGGATTCGTCCCCGGCCCCATCCACGGGACGGACGGCTCGGGCGAACTCCTGGACCCCCTGGACATCCTGCGCAAGGAACTCCAGCTCCCTGCCCTGCCCCAGGTCTTCCTGGAACTGCAGCAGGCCATCAACGCCCCGCACACGTCCTCGGACGATCTGGCCAAGATCATCAGCCAGGACCCAAGCCTGACCGCCTTCCTGCTGCGCATGGTCAACTCGGCCTTCTACAGCCTGCCCATCCAGATAGACACCATCACCCGGGCCGTCACCGTGGTGGGAGTGAACCAGCTCACCACCCTGGCCGTGGGCACCTCGGTGCTCAGCCTGTTCAAGGACATCCCGCCCGAGATGATCGACATGGAGCGCTTCTGGATGCACTCCATCGGCGTGGGCATCATCGCCCGCAAGCTCTGCCGGCTCACGGGCCAGGGCGACCCGGAGCGCAGCTTCGTGGCCGGGCTGCTGCACGACATCGGCCAGCTGGTGCTGCTCAAGGCCGTCCCCGAACGCCAGGGCGCGGTCATCAAGCACGGCCGCGCCGAGCAGAAGCTGCTTTTTGAAACGGAAAAGGAGATGCTGGGATTCGACCACGCCACCCTGGGCGGCATGCTGCTGCGCAAGTGGAATTTCCCCTACGTGCTGGTTTCGGCGGTGCTGGAACACCACCAGCCCAAGCGCAACCAGAAGGAGGCCGAACCCAAGCTGGTGCATTGCGCCGAAACCATCGCCACGGGCCTGGGCATCGGCTCCAGCGGCGAGTTCTTCACCCAGCCGCCGGACAGGGCGGTCTGGGATTCCCTGAGCCTGACCCCGGACAAGCTGGAGAACATGATCCAGGATCTGGACCAGGAACTGGAAGAGGCTTTCAGCATCCTGGTCGCCTAG
- a CDS encoding NifU family protein: MREKVEAVLDKVRPMLQADGGDVELVEITENNIVKVRLQGACKGCPMSQMTLKNGIERTVLKLLPEVKGVEAV; encoded by the coding sequence ATGCGCGAAAAGGTGGAAGCTGTTCTGGACAAGGTCCGTCCCATGCTGCAGGCGGACGGCGGCGACGTGGAACTGGTGGAGATCACCGAGAACAACATCGTCAAGGTCCGGCTCCAGGGCGCCTGCAAGGGATGCCCCATGTCCCAGATGACCCTGAAGAACGGCATCGAGCGCACGGTGCTCAAGCTGCTGCCCGAAGTGAAGGGCGTTGAAGCCGTATAA
- the gltX gene encoding glutamate--tRNA ligase: MSKTVSRFAPSPTGFLHIGGARTALFAWLLARSEGGEFVLRIEDTDRERSTQEAIDAIIDAMAWLGLEHDGEIVFQSGNADRHNEVIDQLIANGHAYYCDCTKEQVDAMRELAMKEGRKPKYDGTCRGKNLGPGEGRVVRLRVPESGSTGFNDMVKGPISVENVELDDMILRRSDGTPTYNLAVVVDDHDMGVTKVLRGDDHVNNTPRQILIYQAMGWEIPRFGHVPMILGPDKKKLSKRHGALSVMEYEKMGYLPEAVINYLVRLGWSHGDQELFTREELVEHFSTDGLGNSPSVFDLTKFEWVNSQYMQQADPERIADMVMDFLEREVGAEEAAKVERDYVARVVPLLQPRAKSIVDMVEQARVFLVDVSHLQYDEAAVKKFLTPEAKAMLEELLERFEAVEELTHDSVEEVLKGYVNEKGLKFKDVGQPVRTAVSGGAPSPGLYDMLPVLGKEQTVARIRRAIEL; encoded by the coding sequence ATGTCCAAAACCGTTTCCAGATTCGCCCCGAGCCCCACGGGCTTCCTGCATATCGGCGGAGCACGGACCGCCCTGTTCGCATGGCTGCTGGCCAGGAGCGAGGGCGGCGAATTCGTGCTGCGCATCGAGGACACCGACCGCGAACGCAGCACCCAGGAAGCCATCGACGCCATCATCGACGCCATGGCCTGGCTGGGCCTGGAGCACGACGGCGAAATCGTCTTCCAGAGCGGGAACGCTGACCGCCACAACGAGGTCATCGACCAGCTCATCGCCAACGGCCACGCCTACTACTGCGACTGTACCAAGGAGCAGGTGGACGCCATGCGCGAACTGGCCATGAAGGAAGGCCGCAAGCCCAAGTACGACGGCACCTGCCGCGGCAAGAACCTGGGCCCCGGCGAGGGCCGCGTGGTGCGCCTCAGGGTTCCCGAAAGCGGTTCCACCGGCTTCAACGACATGGTCAAGGGCCCCATCAGCGTGGAAAACGTCGAGCTGGATGACATGATCCTGCGCCGCTCCGACGGCACCCCGACCTACAACCTGGCCGTGGTGGTGGACGACCACGACATGGGCGTGACCAAGGTGCTGCGCGGCGACGACCACGTGAACAACACCCCGCGCCAGATCCTCATCTATCAGGCCATGGGCTGGGAAATCCCCCGCTTCGGCCATGTGCCCATGATCCTCGGCCCGGACAAGAAAAAGCTTTCCAAGCGCCACGGCGCGCTTTCGGTCATGGAATACGAAAAGATGGGCTACCTGCCCGAGGCGGTCATCAACTACCTGGTGCGTCTGGGCTGGTCCCATGGCGACCAGGAACTGTTCACCCGCGAGGAGCTCGTCGAGCACTTCAGCACGGACGGGCTGGGCAACTCGCCTTCCGTGTTCGACCTGACCAAGTTCGAGTGGGTCAACAGCCAGTACATGCAGCAGGCGGACCCTGAGCGCATCGCCGACATGGTCATGGACTTCCTGGAACGGGAAGTGGGCGCGGAGGAAGCCGCCAAGGTGGAACGCGACTACGTGGCCAGGGTGGTCCCCCTGCTCCAGCCCCGCGCCAAGTCCATCGTGGACATGGTGGAGCAGGCCCGCGTGTTTCTGGTGGACGTCAGCCACCTGCAGTACGACGAGGCGGCCGTCAAGAAGTTCCTGACCCCGGAGGCCAAGGCCATGCTTGAGGAGCTGCTGGAACGCTTCGAGGCAGTGGAGGAACTCACCCACGACTCGGTCGAGGAAGTCCTCAAGGGCTACGTCAACGAAAAGGGCCTCAAATTCAAGGACGTGGGTCAGCCGGTGCGCACCGCTGTTTCGGGCGGCGCCCCCAGCCCGGGCCTCTACGACATGCTGCCCGTGCTCGGCAAGGAACAGACCGTGGCCCGCATCAGGCGCGCCATCGAACTGTAG
- a CDS encoding iron-containing alcohol dehydrogenase — protein MWERNTDIHRICEIRVASRIYFGCGAIAKMRDIAGEMKQRGMNTVLCITGRNAYRATGAWDVVTAALGEQGLDIAHYDGATPNPTVDQVNEAAALGREAGAQVVLAIGGGSPIDTGKSAAILLANPGRSAQQLYRGEFAPTEALPLVAINLTHGTGTEANRFAVATDLETQHKPAIAYDCIYPWISIDDPALMTSLSRHQTLATSVDAVNHVIEAATTIAASPFSILTARETIRLVAEHLPAALEDPEDLQARYWLLYASMLAGTSFDNGLLHFTHALEHPLSAVRPELSHGIGLGVLLPSIIKVIYPDCAEVLADILAPIAGDLSGTPDEADAAALGVQSWLESIGLTERLGDIGFSQDQVPQLTRLAFDTPSLGTLLGCAPVPATESVVGEIYSSSF, from the coding sequence ATGTGGGAACGCAATACTGACATACACCGCATTTGCGAAATACGAGTCGCCTCGAGAATCTACTTCGGCTGCGGAGCCATCGCCAAGATGCGCGACATCGCCGGGGAGATGAAGCAGCGGGGCATGAACACCGTGCTGTGCATAACCGGCAGGAACGCCTACCGGGCCACCGGAGCCTGGGATGTGGTCACCGCCGCCCTGGGCGAACAGGGCCTGGACATCGCGCACTACGACGGCGCCACCCCGAACCCCACCGTGGATCAGGTAAACGAGGCTGCGGCTCTCGGCCGCGAGGCCGGCGCCCAGGTCGTCCTGGCCATCGGCGGCGGCAGCCCCATCGACACGGGCAAGAGCGCCGCCATCCTGCTCGCCAATCCCGGAAGAAGCGCACAGCAGCTCTACCGGGGCGAATTCGCGCCCACCGAAGCCCTGCCCCTGGTGGCCATCAACCTCACCCACGGCACGGGAACCGAGGCCAACCGCTTTGCCGTGGCCACGGACCTCGAAACCCAGCACAAGCCGGCCATCGCCTACGACTGCATCTATCCCTGGATCTCCATTGACGACCCGGCGCTGATGACCAGCCTTTCCCGGCATCAGACCCTGGCCACGTCCGTGGATGCGGTCAACCACGTCATCGAGGCGGCCACGACCATTGCGGCGTCGCCCTTCTCCATACTCACGGCCCGGGAAACCATCCGGCTGGTGGCGGAACACCTGCCCGCCGCGCTCGAGGATCCCGAGGACCTCCAGGCCAGGTACTGGCTGCTCTACGCCTCCATGCTGGCTGGCACCTCGTTCGACAACGGCCTGCTGCACTTCACCCACGCCCTGGAGCATCCGCTCAGCGCGGTCCGGCCCGAGCTCTCGCACGGCATAGGACTCGGCGTGCTGCTGCCCTCCATCATCAAGGTCATCTACCCCGATTGCGCCGAAGTCCTGGCCGACATCCTGGCCCCCATCGCCGGGGACCTTTCCGGCACACCGGACGAAGCTGACGCAGCGGCGCTCGGCGTGCAGTCCTGGCTGGAATCCATCGGCCTGACCGAACGCCTCGGCGACATCGGCTTCAGCCAGGACCAGGTCCCGCAACTGACGCGGCTTGCCTTCGACACCCCGTCCCTGGGCACCCTGCTGGGTTGCGCGCCGGTCCCGGCCACGGAATCCGTGGTCGGTGAAATATACTCAAGCTCCTTCTAA
- the rpmB gene encoding 50S ribosomal protein L28 has protein sequence MSQVCDICGKGPATGNNVSHSHIKTRRRFMPNLQKVRHQLPSGQVTTIKACTRCIRNGAVVKPVAKAKAE, from the coding sequence ATGTCCCAAGTTTGCGATATATGCGGTAAAGGTCCGGCCACGGGTAACAACGTGTCCCACTCTCACATCAAGACCCGCCGTCGCTTCATGCCCAACCTGCAGAAGGTCCGCCACCAGCTGCCTTCCGGCCAGGTTACCACCATCAAGGCCTGCACCCGTTGCATCCGCAACGGCGCTGTGGTCAAGCCTGTAGCCAAGGCCAAGGCCGAATAG
- a CDS encoding DUF177 domain-containing protein — MSELWIALSDIPADGREFSFADQSIWQARWKEFGIAASPGERDLVAEVTILPQGENAALVRGTLKGSVSMPCDRCAAPHEIDVDIDFDIYEELTADVDEVEAEETRIRKNDYGVVELDMGALLWEELALALPVKPLCREDCKGLCPGCGRDLNTEECACDRDDGDPRLAVFRDLKIK; from the coding sequence ATGTCCGAACTCTGGATTGCACTGAGCGATATCCCGGCGGATGGCCGGGAATTTTCTTTTGCGGATCAGTCCATCTGGCAAGCCAGATGGAAGGAGTTCGGTATTGCCGCATCTCCAGGCGAACGCGACCTTGTGGCCGAAGTGACCATTCTGCCGCAGGGGGAAAACGCCGCCCTGGTGCGCGGCACCCTGAAGGGTTCCGTGAGCATGCCCTGCGACCGCTGCGCAGCGCCGCACGAGATTGATGTGGATATCGACTTTGATATCTATGAGGAATTGACTGCGGATGTAGACGAAGTGGAAGCCGAGGAAACCCGGATCCGCAAGAACGACTACGGAGTCGTCGAGCTGGACATGGGGGCGCTGCTCTGGGAAGAGCTGGCCCTGGCCCTGCCCGTGAAGCCGTTGTGCCGCGAGGATTGCAAGGGCCTGTGCCCCGGCTGCGGCCGCGACCTCAACACAGAGGAATGCGCCTGCGACCGGGATGATGGCGATCCAAGGCTTGCAGTCTTCCGCGATTTGAAGATAAAGTAG
- the rpmF gene encoding 50S ribosomal protein L32, whose protein sequence is MAVPKKKTSRSRKGMRRAHDQIATPNVVYCECGEPMLPHRACDSCGSYKGRQALNKDA, encoded by the coding sequence ATGGCAGTCCCCAAGAAAAAGACTTCCCGTTCCCGCAAAGGCATGCGCCGCGCACACGACCAGATCGCCACCCCCAACGTGGTGTACTGCGAGTGCGGCGAACCCATGCTGCCCCATCGCGCCTGCGATTCCTGCGGCAGCTACAAGGGCCGTCAGGCTCTGAACAAAGATGCCTAG